From Fusobacterium russii ATCC 25533, a single genomic window includes:
- a CDS encoding P-loop NTPase fold protein, protein MFYSEKAIVSKEKDLLDRANVACDLAKEIEYYKNKDSLTIGIIGKWGSGKTSFINMVLENFEGDGNYIVVKFNPWNISSRKQLISDFFLQLSNSIEKNLKQIKL, encoded by the coding sequence ATGTTTTACTCAGAAAAAGCAATAGTTTCAAAAGAAAAAGATTTATTAGATAGAGCAAATGTTGCCTGTGATTTAGCAAAAGAAATTGAATATTATAAAAATAAAGATAGTTTAACAATAGGAATAATTGGTAAATGGGGAAGTGGTAAAACTTCATTTATAAATATGGTATTAGAGAATTTTGAAGGGGATGGCAATTATATAGTAGTAAAGTTTAACCCTTGGAATATTTCTTCAAGAAAACAACTTATAAGTGATTTTTTTCTTCAATTATCAAATAGTATTGAAAAAAATCTAAAACAAATAAAATTGTAA